A genomic window from Cydia strobilella chromosome 26, ilCydStro3.1, whole genome shotgun sequence includes:
- the LOC134753108 gene encoding L-dopachrome tautomerase yellow-f-like translates to MKRFISILLFCLILKVNSHGMSVVFSWKQISYNFDGVLYTKNSDYDRTVNDNIHFEDELQEAGKFFIQYNNVPIGFEVYGDTVFVTVPRRRHGIPSTLNYLKLSDSCPILRPYPDVASRTLVSVYRPRVDECGRLWMVDTGLLEVPGERKQIQPPAIVVYDLNSKRQILRYQLKPTDLVDERTPGGLTFITVDVTSCSDTYAYITDLATNGLIVFSLKERDSWRIQDDSFRLDEGALNFTVAGNCSPWTRVINWRDGLFSIALSNRDTTNRRTAFFHPLVSTQEFSINTAVLKSSRQGNINGQVRLLGTRGPLTQSGSHDYHNGVLFFANVAQDGILCWNTRKPMTPENVVLVAQDREKLVYISDLKVKGDEVWVLVNQIPRFVYATLDPRENNFYILKGRVQDLIKNTKCA, encoded by the exons atgaaGAGATTTATTTCgatattgttgttttgtttaattttaaaagtgaaCAGTCATGGCATGAGTGTTGTGTTCTCGTGGAAGCAAATTAGTTATAATTTTGATGGAGTTCTat ACACAAAGAACTCAGACTACGACCGAACGGTAAACGACAACATCCACTTTGAAGACGAGCTACAAGAGGCAGGGAAGTTCTTCATCCAGTACAATAATGTGCCGATCGGGTTCGAAGTTTATGGTGACACTGTCTTCGTCACCGTGCCGAGGCGACGACATG GTATCCCCTCCACCCTAAACTACTTAAAGCTGTCAGATTCATGTCCAATACTGCGTCCCTACCCTGACGTAGCCAGCAGGACTTTAGTGTCCGTATACCGGCCCAGGGTCGACGAGTGTGGACGGCTTTGGATGGTGGATACCGGTCTACTGGAGGTTCCTG GAGAGAGGAAGCAGATTCAGCCTCCCGCAATAGTCGTCTATGATCTCAACAGCAAAAGGCAGATCTTGAGATATCAGCTCAAACCTACGGATCTGGTCGACGAGAGAACGCCAGGAG GTCTAACCTTCATAACGGTGGACGTCACTTCCTGTTCAGACACATACGCTTACATCACGGACCTGGCCACCAACGGTCTCATCGTCTTCTCGCTCAAAGAAAGAGACAGCTGGAGGATACAGGACGACAGTTTCCGGCTGGATGAGGGGGCTTTGAACTTCACTGTTGCAGGTAACTGTTCACCCTG GACACGTGTGATCAACTGGCGAGATGGCTTATTCAGCATTGCGCTATCTAACCGGGATACTACCAACCGCAGAACAGCTTTCTTCCACCCACTGGTGTCCACTCAGGAGTTCTCCATCAACACGGCTGTGCTGAAGTCTTCGAGACAAGGGAACATTAATGGCCAAGTGAGG CTCCTGGGCACCAGAGGTCCACTAACCCAAAGCGGCAGCCACGACTACCACAACGGCGTGCTGTTCTTCGCCAACGTGGCCCAAGACGGTATCCTCTGCTGGAACACCAGGAAACCAATGACGCCAGAGAATGTGGTGCTagtagcccaggaccgggagaAACTTGTTTATATCTCAG ATTTAAAGGTGAAAGGCGACGAGGTGTGGGTCCTAGTGAATCAGATCCCCCGTTTTGTCTACGCCACCCTAGACCCCAGAGAAAACAATTTCTACATTCTGAA aGGGAGAGTACAAGATCTGATCAAGAACACGAAGTGCGCGTAA
- the LOC134753318 gene encoding gelsolin, cytoplasmic-like has translation MTKLRTIAALLLLAGCAYARTAIRTPAVTGITSLTDKDARHKAMVHPAFANAGKQAGLEVWRIEDFNPVPVPQKDVGKFYKGDSYIVLKTSADKRNNLSWNIHYWIGSESTQDESGAAAILTVGLDDKFGGAAIQHRETLGHESSQFLQYFQPAIRYLDGGHASGFNHVTTNAGAAKRLFQIKGKRNVRVRQVDPLISSMNKGDCFILDLDQNIYVYVGDKAKNVEKLKAISVANQIRDQDHNGRGRVEILDQYSSETDIEKFFTALGSGSKDSVPEESAGGDDQAFERSEEQTITLSEISDSTGSLKITPLPKPFRQEQLKPAECYILDTVSGSIYVWVGKQSTDKEKSEAMNKAQQYLSAKNYPKWVQVTRIPQGTEPAAFKQYFATWRDVGMSHNRLVRSLSDEEYFNGDEVTSAKRARVVGKTGSARGFMPDQGDGEYVVYRIEGLELSKAYDSASPGTEPGKRFGELYQGDSYVIQYEYRGEMGRGHIVYFWLGKDSTLDEKTAAAIQSVGLDNALSGKATLVRVPQGEEPQHFLKIFKGRLVTLLGGKASGFRNSNQKDSYDTDGVRLFRIHGTKAAEDMRAEQVPEVTTSLQPEDVFLLETPNNIYVWHGQTSSDVEQQEAAQFVERILGADKEFEVITQGNEPDDFWSYLTGDASQVSSTEAWRERVTKRLGTEPRLFDANLSGNSAVSFEEIFIIEQKALHQDDVYVLDSGDELYVWIGKEASHSMKKAGNHIAEAYLRKVRHAGTSVAVVIKQDHEPELFKAAFGEWDPQMWLKNKDSEEEINNDIDVE, from the exons GACGCCAGACACAAGGCCATGGTGCACCCCGCGTTCGCTAACGCCGGCAAGCAAGCCGGCTTGGAAGTTTGGAGGATTGAG gaCTTCAACCCAGTGCCCGTACCACAGAAAGATGTTGGAAAATTCTATAAAGGAGACTCCTACATTGTTTTAAAG ACGTCAGCCGACAAACGCAACAACTTATCCTGGAACATCCACTACTGGATCGGGAGCGAATCCACGCAGGACGAGTCTGGCGCGGCAGCCATCTTGACAGTTGGGCTGGACGACAAGTTCGGCGGCGCGGCTATCCAGCATAGAGAGACGCTGGGCCATGAGAGCTCGCAGTTCCTGCAGTACTTCCAGCCTG CCATTCGCTACCTGGACGGCGGCCACGCGTCGGGCTTCAACCATGTGACCACCAACGCAGGCGCAGCCAAACGCCTCTTCCAGATCAAGGGCAAGCGCAACGTTCGCGTCAGACAG GTGGACCCGCTGATCTCCTCCATGAACAAGGGCGACTGCTTCATCCTGGACTTGGACCAGAACATCTACGTGTACGTCGGCGACAAGGCCAAGAACGTGGAGAAGCTGAAGGCCATCTCCGTCGCCAACCAGATCAGGGACCAGGATCATAACGGCAGGGGACGGGTGGAAATCCttg ACCAGTACTCGAGCGAGACCGACATCGAGAAATTCTTCACGGCTCTCGGATCTGGCTCCAAGGACAGCGTGCCCGAAGAGAGCGCGGGTGGTGACGACCAG GCCTTCGAAAGGAGCGAGGAGCAGACCATCACCCTCTCCGAGATCTCGGACAGCACCGGTTCTTTGAAGATCACTCCGCTGCCCAAACCCTTCCGCCAGGAGCAGCTCAAGCCCGCT GAATGTTACATCTTGGATACGGTCAGCGGCAGCATCTACGTTTGGGTTGGCAAACAGTCTACTGATAAG GAAAAGTCTGAAGCTATGAACAAGGCCCAGCAGTATTTGAGCGCTAAGAACTATCCTAAATGG GTGCAAGTAACCAGGATCCCCCAAGGTACAGAGCCGGCCGCTTTCAAGCAATACTTCGCCACTTGGAGGGACGTTGGCATGTCGCACAACCGCTTGGTTAGGTCGCTCAGTG ATGAGGAATACTTCAATGGGGACGAAGTGACATCCGCGAAGCGTGCTCGAGTGGTTGGCAAGACTGGCTCCGCTCGCGGGTTTATGCCTGACCAGGGCGACGGCGAATACGTAGTCTACAG AATCGAAGGCCTAGAGCTGTCGAAGGCCTACGACTCAGCCTCGCCCGGCACTGAACCCGGCAAGCGTTTCGGCGAGCTGTACCAAGGCGACTCTTACGTCATCCAGTACGAGTACCGGGGCGAGATGGGCCGTGGCCATATTGTTTACTTTTGGCTT GGCAAAGATTCAACCTTAGATGAGAAGACCGCAGCGGCGATTCAGTCTGTTGGCCTTGACAACGCG CTCTCTGGCAAAGCTACTCTGGTGAGGGTACCTCAGGGTGAGGAGCCTCAACACTTCCTCAAGATCTTCAAGG GTCGCCTGGTAACTCTTCTGGGTGGTAAAGCCTCCGGGTTCAGGAACTCCAACCAGAAAGACAGCTACGACACCGATGGCGTCAGGCTGTTCAGG ATCCACGGAACCAAGGCAGCTGAAGACATGAGGGCAGAACAGGTGCCAGAAGTCACCACCAGTCTGCAGCCCGAGGATGTGTTCCTGCTGGAGACGCCTAACAATATCTACGTGTGGCATGGACAA ACCTCCAGCGACGTGGAACAACAAGAGGCCGCACAATTTGTGGAAAGAATCCTTGGCGCCGATAAGGAGTTCGAGGTCATCACTCAAGGCAACGAGCCCGACGACTTCTGGTCCTACCTGA CCGGTGATGCCTCACAAGTGTCCAGCACTGAAGCCTGGCGCGAGAGGGTGACTAAGCGCCTCGGCACTGAGCCGCGACTTTTTGACGCCAATCTTTCTGGCAACAGCGCTGTTAGTTTCGAGGAGATCTTTATCATTGAACAGAAG GCTCTACACCAAGATGACGTGTACGTGCTGGACTCGGGGGACGAGCTGTACGTCTGGATCGGCAAGGAGGCCAGTCACTCTATGAAGAAAGCTGGCAACCACATCGCTGAG GCATACTTGAGGAAGGTGCGTCACGCCGGAACCTCAGTGGCAGTGGTCATCAAGCAAGATCATGAGCCCGAGCTGTTCAAGGCTGCCTTCGGAGAATGGGACCCTCAAATGTGGCTG aAAAACAAGGATTCCGAGGAAGAAATCAACAATGATATTGATGTCgaataa